The following proteins come from a genomic window of Sorghum bicolor cultivar BTx623 chromosome 3, Sorghum_bicolor_NCBIv3, whole genome shotgun sequence:
- the LOC8085396 gene encoding probable WRKY transcription factor 32, which yields MAKRDDYMDSSCGCSNGTPKRLVQDCSSYAQAHAKKKVRISTRTEYTYAPYHDGYQWRKYGQKMIRGNAYPRCYYRCTYHQDHGCPATKHVEQTNSQDPPLFRVIYTNEHTCCSTHVSDYMASSIHIQQIADASLRKVEVEIPSLTHCFDGHGLIKEENDAIISSLTAISDYDVATSDGGHAAVQEDTPARMSRSSNEASPSISPVLLPASDNLKTDFIEQLEPQWFEPLDLGWFI from the exons ATGGCTAAGAGGGATGACTACATGGACAGCTCTTGCGGCTGCTCTAATGGAACCCCTAAAAGGCTGGTGCAGGATTGTAGCAGTTATGCACAGGCACATGCTAAGAA GAAGGTTCGCATTAGCACAAGAACTGAGTACACATACGCACCGTATCATGATGGCTATCAGTGGAGGAAATACGGACAAAAGATGATCCGGGGCAATGCATACCCAAG GTGCTACTATAGGTGCACATACCATCAGGATCATGGCTGCCCAGCAACCAAGCATGTGGAGCAAACCAATTCCCAGGATCCACCATTGTTCCGGGTAATCTACACAAATGAGCACACATGTTGCAGCACCCATGTCTCAGATTACATGGCTTCATCTATACACATCCAACAGATCGCCGATGCTTCTTTGAGAAAGGTAGAGGTGGAAATACCTAGCCTGACCCACTGTTTTGATGGCCACGGATTGATAAAAGAAGagaatgatgccatcatctccTCGCTCACGGCCATCAGTGATTATGATGTTGCAACATCAGATGGTGGGCACGCAGCCGTTCAAGAGGACACACCTGCTCGGATGTCCAGAAGCAGCAATGAGGCTAGCCCTTCGATTTCACCTGTACTGTTGCCGGCATCCGATAACCTGAAAACAGATTTCATTGAGCAACTGGAGCCTCAATGGTTCGAGCCTTTGGATTTGGGTTGGTTCATATAA
- the LOC8057713 gene encoding uncharacterized protein LOC8057713 — MAFDRDAKLFDVLANGYHLNTQLQALLVGRPLNSIGQQEAMAFSQELSRVFKLSMSMLNCNTVTRLRTAPEIRAGDSSGVIIQAVKDKRARSDNGEVVTPVKKSREDGVTRKEITASPYKDGYEWRKYGQKNIQNCNYVRYYFRCSRDRRCEAKKKVQQQDDGSGRGQPLSPPMFEVTYVNEHTCHLLRAIANDGDAARMAASPRTTNRWSRVLGVVDTARDDDHGGGVLFNDLSSSFPRIGGGGGDDAQENETIVSCLATVISGGAAPSPPPWPPAAAEAGASDHPAAASSYGVPPPMQASGHSASVAEDGGGTTTTTTTMMIDDMDTDFCWDPSSFCAVGEGDQLMMDHRDMHVDVARLADTAGMFRKNMLAWKLQHAGSLMVTVK; from the exons ATGGCATTTGATCGAGACGCCAAGCTGTTCGACGTGCTCGCCAACGGTTACCATCTCAACACCCAGCTCCAGGCATTGCTCGTCGGCCGTCCCCTGAATAGCATCGGCCAGCAGGAGGCCATGGCGTTCAGCCAAGAGCTCTCGCGAGTGTTCAAGTTATCCATGTCCATGCTGAACTGTAACACAGTGACAAGATTGAGGACGGCGCCGGAGATAAGGGCCGGCGATAGCTCCGGCGTCATCATTCAGGCGGTGAAGGATAAGCGTGCAAG GAGTGATAATGGGGAAGTGGTTACTCCCGTCAAGAAGAGTAGAGAAGATGGGGTTACTAGAAAGGAGATTACGGCCTCGCCATACAAGGATGGTTACGAGTGGCGAAAATATGGGCAAAAGAACATCCAGAACTGCAATTATGTGAG GTACTACTTCAGGTGCAGCCGCGACCGGCGTTGCGAAGCGAAGAAGAAGGTGCAGCAGCAGGACGACGGCAGCGGCCGGGGCCAGCCGCTGTCGCCTCCCATGTTCGAGGTGACCTACGTGAACGAGCACACGTGCCATCTGCTCCGCGCCATTGCCAACGACGGCGACGCTGCTAGGATGGCGGCGTCGCCCCGGACCACGAACCGGTGGTCCCGCGTCCTCGGGGTCGTGGACACCGCGAGAGACGACGaccacggcggcggcgtcctGTTCAACGATCTGTCGTCGTCGTTTCCCcgcatcggcggcggcggcggcgacgacgcccAAGAGAACGAGACGATCGTCTCGTGCCTCGCGACTGTCATCAGCGGAGGAGCAGCGCCGTCGCCGCCCCCGTGGCCGCCAGCAGCGGCCGAAGCGGGCGCGAGCGATCATCCTGCTGCAGCGTCGTCGTACGGCGTGCCGCCGCCGATGCAGGCCTCCGGACACTCGGCGAGCGTGGCGGAGGATGGTGgtgggacgacgacgacgacgacgacgatgatgatcgACGACATGGACACGGACTTTTGCTGGGATCCCTCGTCGTTTTGTGCGGTGGGGGAGGGAGATCAGCTGATGATGGACCACCGCGACATGCACGTGGATGTCGCCCGGCTCGCGGACACG GCAGGCATGTTTCGCAAAAACATGCTTGCATGGAAGCTGCAGCATGCAGGATCACTGATGGTGACAGTGAAGTGA
- the LOC8057712 gene encoding probable WRKY transcription factor 30, producing MKREQSFEFGDPSAQDAMGSAASESSYSPPGAVFGLSPPESASPRSGRHNRRRDRPSWVRLTYTPYFDGHLWRKYGQKKIKDAEYPRLYFRCSYREDRQCLASKLLQQKNGDDPPLYEVTYTYEHTCGAPPVSFPDIVAEPPPAAREGLVLRFDSPGGHGGHARMQQNGHCQQSTSRSPFMMLSFGSRSQTHDQHPAVFRSDLEAGSSSFPTEAPPAPPPPANGDGGDMLSTLNSFAYDFDNQMHFGDHTYLPHNNSNYDYDDY from the exons ATGAAGAGGGAGCAGTCCTTTGAGTTTGGGGATCCCAGTGCCCAAGATGCTATGGGATCTGCTGCCTCGGAGTCGTCTTACAGCCCTCCCGGAGCTGTGTTTGGGCTCTCCCCACCGGAGTCGGCCTCGCCGCGCAGCGGCCGGCATAACAGAAG GAGGGATAGACCTTCATGGGTCAGACTCACGTACACACCTTATTTTGATGGTCACTTGTGGCGAAAATATGGGCAAAAGAAAATCAAGGATGCTGAGTACCCTAG GCTATACTTCAGATGTTCTTACCGTGAGGACAGGCAATGCCTGGCCTCTAAGCTGCTGCAGCAGAAGAACGGCGACGACCCACCACTGTACGAGGTGACCTACACGTACGAGCACACGTGCGGCGCACCGCCCGTCTCGTTCCCGGATATCGTGGCcgagccgccgccggccgccagGGAAGGTCTGGTGCTCAGGTTCGACTCCCCCGGCGGCCACGGCGGCCACGCACGGATGCAGCAGAACGGACACTGCCAGCAGTCCACGTCTCGGAGTCCGTTCATGATGCTCAGCTTTGGTTCCAGGAGCCAGACGCACGATCAACATCCTGCCGTCTTCCGCTCTGACTTGGAGGCCGGATCATCGTCGTTTCCCACCGaggcgccgccggcgccgccaccaCCGGCAAACGGCGACGGTGGGGACATGCTCTCGACATTGAACTCCTTCGCATATGATTTCGACAATCAAATGCACTTCGGCGATCACACGTATTTACCTCATAATAATAGTAATTACGATTATGATGATTACTGA
- the LOC8057714 gene encoding probable WRKY transcription factor 64, with the protein MQTQSRLGGSGSSSSASEDEHEAVIRELTRGHELTAQLRAEALRALRGQGQAEATAAFILQEVSRAFTVCLSIMSSPARAPPSTSQPPPPTMEIMAPALLAPPRRSRDDSMPREQRRTSSPHCDGYQWRKYGQKRITKTQFPRCYFKCSFHRERNCRATKQVQQCSNDDPPQYVVIYFNEHTCDDTAAWDPTPTVPLDDLSSGLLVARQAGSLLLDERGVQEEHERRLLVSSLACVLGAQQQQSPAGSGTTAAVNVGHEQDQEPPPPRARTRDDAPAPAPAPAPAGVDDDAPGEMPRSIIDVDVAGLDVMDYYVTDALCFRDSYDLPSDGFSF; encoded by the exons ATGCAGACGCAGTCCCGCctcggcggcagcggcagcagcagctcgGCGTCGGAGGACGAGCACGAGGCGGTGATCCGCGAGCTGACGCGGGGCCACGAGCTGACGGCGCAGCTGCGGGCGGAGGCCCTGCGCGCGCTGCGCGGGCAGGGCCAGGCCGAGGCCACCGCCGCATTCATCCTGCAGGAGGTGTCCCGCGCCTTCACCGTCTGCCTCTCCATCATGAGCTCGCCCGCCCGCGCCCCGCCGTCGACGTCCCAACCTCCGCCGCCGACGATGGAAATaatggcgcccgccctgctggcgccgccgcgccggagcCGGGACGACagcatgccaagaga GCAAAGGAGGACATCCTCGCCGCACTGCGATGGGTACCAGTGGAGGAAGTACGGCCAGAAGAGGATCACCAAGACGCAGTTCCCGAG GTGCTACTTCAAGTGCAGCTTCCACCGCGAGCGCAACTGCCGGGCCACCAAGCAGGTGCAGCAGTGCAGCAACGACGACCCGCCCCAGTACGTCGTCATCTACTTCAACGAGCACACGTGCGACGACACGGCGGCCTGGGATCCTACTCCCACGGTGCCGCTGGACGACCTGTCATCCGGGCTGCTGGTGGCACGCCAGGCCGGCTCGCTGCTGCTGGACGAACGCGGCGTCCAGGAGGAGCACGAGCGCCGGCTGCTCGTCTCGTCGCTCGCCTGCGTGCTGGGGGCCCAGCAGCAGCAGTCTCCTGCCGGCAGCGGAACCACCGCCGCCGTTAACGTGGGGCATGAGCAGGACcaggagccgccgccgccgcgggcccgCACGCGCGACGACgcgcctgcgcctgcgcctgcgcctgcgcctgcgGGCGTTGACGACGACGCGCCCGGTGAGATGCCGCGCAGCATCATTGACGTGGACGTGGCGGGGCTGGATGTCATGGACTACTATGTGACGGACGCGCTGTGTTTCCGCGATTCCTACGACCTACCTAGCGACGGTTTTTCGTTTTGA